One window of Papaver somniferum cultivar HN1 chromosome 9, ASM357369v1, whole genome shotgun sequence genomic DNA carries:
- the LOC113312401 gene encoding protein MAINTENANCE OF MERISTEMS-like encodes MLPPLRGGKLRGEPRYGGKVLFGYPGSWAHCISETIDHKDATRLFRHQSSFKKMELWPLEGECARVRDLVENSGLYNAVLNSVIAYDKVAVSSFCERYHAEVDTFQLPFGEMEITPDDAEQILGLQVEGKSTGEKFKRRPSWEDIYTWTKNLFGWDSEKTNGLFEKGPNKGNRVSANLLQPLDPLEDVRKYSWGTAIIAHLNGQLSQGSRKLTSQINGNLALIQVWIYDHFPSLIKDNEDVELNPQWSKDSLTGTKYLFTGSQDREQTDALIQMRQKLDNITAKEVVFNPYKNNRVGAMEDVVYYHGPLFHPNGFSMYNPIRIMHQLGFIQDSPDEDYVPPFKHKLEKCEAEEAGIKVAYEPEVDVKHWNDRNSRLVDISWWVHADEGHEATPNYVEWYEGFSHGRVIWVDPTLGRRTNRASTSSSSQVDSRDATSIMTLVRERTKLLVKAFCCSAEKGEVMDPAKQHRYADYCTHIENPNAKKMFKEMAKEGKRSRKSRSQRAQEVDEHGQSSQHHDEHPS; translated from the exons ATGTTGCCTCCTCTTCGAGGTGGTAAACTTAGAGGAGAACCTAGATATGGGggcaaagttctatttggatatcctGGATCGTGGGCTCATTGCATTAGTGAGACAATC gatcataaggatgCCACACGTCTTTTCCGACACCAATCTTCTTTCAAGAAAATGGAGTTGTGGCCGCTAgaaggtgaatgtgcaagagttagagatttggttgaaaaCTCAGGTTTGTACAATGCCGTTCTGAACTCTGTGATTGCGTATGACAAGGTCGCAGTATCTAGTTTCTGTGAAAGGTATCACGCTGAAGTCGACACATTCCAActtccttttggtgagatggAGATAACTCCTGATGACGCAGAACAGATATTAGGGTTGCAGGTCGAAGGCAAATCAACCGGTGAGAAGTTCAAGAGAAGGCCTAGTTGGGAAGACATCTATACATGGACCAAGAACTTGTTTGGCTGGGATTCCGAGAAGACTAATGGGCTTTTCGAGAAGGGACCTAA CAAAGGTAACCGGGTGAGCGCCAACCTTCTTCAGCCTTTGGATCCCTTGGAAGATGTGAGAAAGTACTCTTGGGGGACTGCCATAATTGCACACCTGAATGGTCAGCTTTCTCAGGGATCTCGCAAACTAACTTCTCAAATTAATGGGAATTTGGCTCTAATCCAG GTGTGGATTTATGATCATTTCCCATCACTGATCAAAGATAATGAAGATGTGGAACTCAACCCACAATGGAGCAAAGATAGTCTAACGGGAACCAAATACTTGTTCACTGGTTCTCAAGATAGGGAACAAACTGATGCGTTGATACAAATGCGTCAAAAACTTGACAACATCACGGCTAAAGAGGTAGTCTTCAATCCGTACAAGAATAATAGAGTTGGCGCAATGGAAGATGTCGTGTATTACCATGGCCCCTTGTTTCACCCTAACGGTTTTTCAATGTACAATCCGATAAGAATCATGCATCAACTTGGTTTTATTCAAGATTCACCCGATGAGGATTATGTACCTCCGTTCAAGCACAAGTTGGAAAAGTGTGAGGCTGAAGAAGCGGGTATAAAGGTGGCTTATGAACCTGAAGTTGATGTCAAGCATTGGAATGATAGAAACTCTAGGCTTGTAGACATCTCATGGTGGGTGCATGCGGATGAAGGTCATGAGGCAACACCGAATTACGTCGAATGGTATGAAGGCTTCTCCCATGGTAGGGTGATATGGGTAGATCCGACTCTGGGTAGAAGGACCAACAGAGCAtccacctcttcttcttctcaagtcgacaGTAGAGATGCTACTTCCATTATGACACTAGTG AGGGAGCGAACGAAGCTTCTGGTCAAGGCTTTTTGTTGCTCGGCTGAAAAAGGGGAAGTGATGGATCCTGCGAAGCAACATCGGTACGCAGATTACTGCACGCACATTGAAAATCCCAATGCAAAGAAGATGTTCAAGGAGATGGCTAAGGAAGGTAAGAGGAGCCGGAAATCACGTAGCCAAAGAGCACAAGAAGTTGATGAGCATGGCCAAAGTAGCCAACATCATGATGAACATCCCTCATAG